The Anabrus simplex isolate iqAnaSimp1 chromosome 1, ASM4041472v1, whole genome shotgun sequence genome window below encodes:
- the LOC137498538 gene encoding uncharacterized protein, with the protein MPRIGRVYKKCKGGPGRKPKASVVSGNNSANNTDFVRGSGAGCSRLDSTCASTSSVIVSDNSGSENISASASRRKLNTDSSIGSFVSTQSNNEEHTSGNVIIDIELLSSAISSFAVCKACHVSDSLFCCEDTTARYGLASKLFLKCRNCKAQYSFRTSRKVDSGYETNIRFVYGLRTIGKGELAGKTLCAVMNLPSGPTRFQKYTGTLCEAAKHCAIASMKAAVSDAIEINDNSTDIAVAVDGTWQRRGHTSLNGVVTVTSMDNGKVLDVEVLSKYCHKCRFIKDNEKLKLHKESSECSVNFEGSSGNMEAAGAVNIFSRSVDMFGVRYVKYLGDGDSKSFKSVVEAKPYGDVRVEKLECIGHVQKRMGTRLRKLRKDMKGIKLPDGKPLSGKGRLTDKEIDSLQNYYGMAIRRNCDSEMKMKQDIWAIYFHKLSTDTESCHALCPKGPTSWCKYNRAIAAGEQYSHRHSLPVEVCNVIKPVFRSLTDQNLLRKCLHGKTQNPNESFNSVIWSRIPKTVFVVKDTLNLGVYDAVVSFNDGNVGRVRLLQRLGIKPGENMVKACSELDAVRVKKADYEVTMMARKARMHSRNAKRAREDKENTDDPGYGAGMF; encoded by the coding sequence ATGCCTCGAATTGGAAGAGTGTATAAGAAATGTAAAGGAGGGCCTGGAAGAAAGCCGAAAGCAAGTGTAGTTAGTGGTAATAATAGTGCAAATAATACGGATTTTGTCCGTGGGAGTGGTGCAGGCTGTTCTAGGTTAGATTCAACATGTGCTTCAACTTCATCAGTGATTGTGAGTGataattctggcagtgaaaatattAGTGCCAGTGCTTCCAGAAGAAAGCTGAATACTGATTCAAGTATAGGATCTTTTGTAAGTACTCAATCTAATAATGAAGAACATACAAGTGGCAATGTTATCATAGATATTGAATTGTTGTCATCTGCCATATCTTCATTTGCAGTCTGTAAAGCATGCCATGTTAGTGACAGTTTATTTTGTTGTGAAGATACCACTGCAAGATATGGACTTGCTagtaaactatttctgaaatgcaggaactgtaaagctcagtattcatttcgtaccagtaggaaGGTTGACAGTGGGTATGAAACTAACATTAGGTTTGTGTATGGATTGCGTACTATAGGCAAAGGTGAATTAGCTGGTAAGACACTATGTGCAGTCATGAATCTCCCAAGTGGCCCAACAAGATTCCAGAAGTATACAGGTACATTATGTGAAGCTGCTAAGCATTGTGCTATTGCCTCTATGAAGGCTGCTGTCAGTGatgcaattgaaattaatgataattctACAGATATTGCTGTGGCTGTTGATGGAACGTGGCAGCGTAGAGGGCATACTAGTCTGAATGGAGTAGTAACTGTAACAAGCATGGATAATGGCAAAGTGCTAGATGTAGAGGTACTGAGTAAGTACTGTCATAAGTGTAGATTTATAAAAGATAATGAAAAACTTAAATTACATAAAGAAAGTTCTGAATGTAGTGTAAATTTTGAAGGGTCCAGTGGGAATATGGAAGCTGCAGGTGCAGTAAACATTTTTTCCAGGTCAGTTGATATGTTTGGGGTAAGGTATGTAAAATATTTAGGGGATGGAGACAGTAAGAGCTTCAAAAGTGTGGTAGAAGCAAAGCCATATGGAGATGTCAGGGTGGAAAAGCTGGAATGTATTGGACATGTCCAGAAAAGGATGGGAACCCGCCTTCGCAAGTTGAGGAAAGATATGAAAGGCATAAAATTACCAGATGGAAAACCACTATCTGGGAAAGGTAGACTCACAGACAAGGAGATAGACAGTTTGCAGAACTATTATGGTATGGCTATTAGaaggaactgtgacagtgagatgaaaatgaagcaggatatctgggcaatttattttcataaactatcaACTGACACGGAGTCTTGTCATGCCTTGTGCCCAAAAGGACCAACCTCATGGTGCAAATACAACCGTGCTATAGCAGCTGGTGAACAGTATAGTCATAGGCACTCATTGCCTGTTGAAGTGTGCAATGTAATAAAGCCAGTTTTTAGAAGTTTGACTGATCAAAACCTGTTGCGTAAATGTTTGCATGGTAAAACACAGAACCCAAATGAATCATTTAATAGTGTAATATGGTCTAGAATTCCTAAAACAGTATTTGTAGTTAAGGATACATTGAATTTGGGTGTATATGATGCAGTTGTGTCATTTAATGATGGTAATGTTGGTAGAGTTAGGCTGCTTCAAAGGTTAGGCATAAAACCTGGGGAAAATATGGTGAAGGCATGTTCCGAGTTGGATGCTGTCCGTGTCAAGAAAGCAGATTATGAAGTTACTATGATGGCTAGGAAGGCAAGAATGCACTCAAGGAATGCTAAAAGGGCCAGGGAGGATAAAGAAAATACAGATGACCCAGGATATGGTGCAGGGATGTTCTAA